Genomic DNA from Nocardioides aquaticus:
TCGACCGGTTCGTGCCGGCCCGCGTAGCGGGGCTCGTCCCGGGCGTCGACGAGCACGGCGTCCCCGCGCGCGACCTCCGCCGCGTCGGCCACCGGCATCGCCCCCGGGCGGGGGGTGAAGCTCCCGCCGCGCGAGGGACGTTCGGCGGTGGCCGTCCGCTCGACCTCTCCCCCGGCGGCGACCCACGCCGACCAGCCCCCGTCCAGCACGCGCACGTCGCCGTGGCCCAGCCAGCGCAGCAACCACCACGCCCGGGCGGCGGCGCGCCCGGCCCAGTCGTCGTAGACCACGACCGGGCGGCCGTCCTCGACGCCGACCCGACGCAGCGCCTCGGCCAGCCGGTCGGGGTCCGGCAGGGGGTGCCGGCCGCCCCGGCCGTCGGGCGCGACCGGCCCGGCCAGGTCGGTCGGGAGGTCGACGTACGCCGCCCCGGGCACGTGACCGTCGGCGTAGGCGGCGGCCCCGTGCGCGTCCCCGAGCCGCCAGCGGACGTCGAGCACGATGGGGCTGCGCGGTCCTCGGCGGCGGGGGTCGTCGCGGGCGAGCAGCGCCCGCAGCGCGGGGACGTCCAGCAACGGGGTCGGGGGCACCGGCCCCATCCTGCCCGAGTCGGCCCGCGCGGGAGGTCCGTGGGACGATCCCGCCCGTGGCCGAACTGCACTTCTTCACCGGGACGATGGACTCGGGCAAGAGCACGCTCGCACTGCAGACGAACCACAACCACGCCGCCCGGGGTCGCGCCGGGCGGATCTTCACCGCCCACGACCGGGCCGGCGAGGCGACCCTGTCCAGCCGGCTGGGCCTCACGCACGAGGCGATCGAGGTGCAGGCCGACTTCGACTTCTGGCGCTACGTGGTGGACTCGCTGACCCGCGGCGGCCGGATCGACTACCTCGTCTGCGACGAGGCCCAGTTCTACACCGCCCTGCAGGTCGAGCAGCTGGCCAAGGTCGTCGACGAGCTGCAGGTCGACGTCTTCGCCTTCGGCATCCTCACCGACTTCCGCACCTCGCTGTTCCCCGGCAGCGCCCGGCTCGTGGAGCTGGCCGACCGCACCCACGTGCTCCAGGTCGAGGCGCTGTGCTGGTGCGGCAAGCGGGCCACCCACAACGCCCGCACCGAGGACGGCGTGATGGTCCTCGAGGGCGACGTCGTGGTGGTCGGCGACGTCGAGGGCGACGTCGTGGTGGCCCCCGGCCCGGG
This window encodes:
- a CDS encoding sulfurtransferase; this encodes MGPVPPTPLLDVPALRALLARDDPRRRGPRSPIVLDVRWRLGDAHGAAAYADGHVPGAAYVDLPTDLAGPVAPDGRGGRHPLPDPDRLAEALRRVGVEDGRPVVVYDDWAGRAAARAWWLLRWLGHGDVRVLDGGWSAWVAAGGEVERTATAERPSRGGSFTPRPGAMPVADAAEVARGDAVLVDARDEPRYAGRHEPVDAVAGHVPGAVNVPTGANLDDEGRFLPAAQLQETYARAGALAGAPVVAYCGSGITACHDLLALEVAGVPGALYAGSWSDWVSDPARPVARDD
- a CDS encoding thymidine kinase, coding for MAELHFFTGTMDSGKSTLALQTNHNHAARGRAGRIFTAHDRAGEATLSSRLGLTHEAIEVQADFDFWRYVVDSLTRGGRIDYLVCDEAQFYTALQVEQLAKVVDELQVDVFAFGILTDFRTSLFPGSARLVELADRTHVLQVEALCWCGKRATHNARTEDGVMVLEGDVVVVGDVEGDVVVAPGPGAPGEPEVAYEVLCRQHHRRRLTAARARAVSLGVDPLPFG